In Bacillus weihaiensis, the genomic stretch GAATAAAAATGTAAAAAGTGAAAGAACTGCCTTTCAAGACGCAAAAAAGAGTACCTCCACGACATGTGGAAATATGGAAACCTATTTGAAGAACCTCCTCAACGATTTGAAGCCATTTTTTCCGCTATCCGATCGTGATCCAATACCTCCTTTCTGTAGTGATGAAGTAATTACGTTTCTGTAAACCTGATAAACTTATCTTTGCTGCTATGATTTTCTCCTTGGATACTAGACTAATTGAACAGATTTCATTTATCAAGAACCTAGAAAAACGATTAAAGAACGATATCGTATTCCGCCTTGATTCTGGCTTTTGGTAGATCTTATCTATACCATGTTGAATCAGCCACAACCTAGTTGCCTAATAAATAGGTTCATTGATCGAAAACAACGTAAGGGTGAATCAAGGCTCACCGCCCGCCCAGAGATGAAGCGTGCAACTGGTGCGGAATTCGATCAGACCGGATACTTGATAAATAGCTACAAGTCTATGTAAATAGTCAAAATAAAAAGGTATCTCCATTCTGTAGATCTGTATATCTTAAACATTACATGTATGAAATGGATTCACATGGTATAATTTTGAATTAAAAGTATAATTTTTGTCATTGTGCACATAGGAAGGAGGATCTAATTGGAAAAACGTACAAAGTGGTTTCTTGTTGGATTGTTTGCTATTATGACATGTTTATTTTTTATAAAATCATATGAACTTTTCACCATACAAGAACATGTAGATGGAGATGGCATTGGTCTCACTTTTTTAGGTGTTGAAATGAATGAAAAAGTATCGATAAGCTCAATTGCCTCATATTCTATAGGTTTTTTACTAATGGGGATCGTTTCTCTCATTATAAGTATTTGTATACATTTCTTTATTGGTGGAATTCATAAAAAATTAAAGCTAGAGGAGAGGGAAAAGTGAATAGGAGAAGAGCTTGCGCTGCAATTATTGAAAATGATTCTATATTATTAGTGAAAGAGGTATTCCCTGATAAGGTGATGTGGGGATTACCAGGAGGCGGCTTAGAGGAAGGGGAGTCATTTGAAGAAGCGGTGATCAGGGAAGTGAAAGAAGAAGTAACGTTGGATGTAGAAGTTGAACGGCTTTTGTATACTGGTACATACGCATTAGGTGAGGAAAGGTGTTATTTGGTCACGAAAGCAACTGAACAAAGAGCTGTTCTTGGATTTGATCCTGAGGAAGATAAATTACACTATTTAGCTGATTTACGTTGGTTTCCTTTGAGTAGTCAAAAAGAGCACGTACAAGTAGCAAAGGTGCTTTCAGCTTTAAAGCTGGATGTTATATAATGGCGATTTCCTAAAGATATACCCTTTCTAAGTAGTATAGGTTTAGATGCGAGAAAGAAGGCATATTATGGTGAAAAAAGTCAAGTTATGCGCTTGCCCAGGAAATGAAGCTAAAGTCATTTATCTATAAAGTAAGAAAAATAAGAAAAAGTAGCTTGAAGCTGCGGCATTTTGTGGTACACTATAGGTAATTCATAAGGCTATGTGTAACTGGCGAAACACGGATCACCGTGAGGGAGCATATAGCGTCGAAGCCGTTCGCCTGGGCAAAGGTAAGAGACATAGTTCTCTTACCTTTTTCTGTTTTTTTAGAGGAATGTGACTCAAGTTATTGAAAATCAGCTTGAAATCCATTATTCTAATGAAATACAAATATTCATAAAATTTAAAAACAAACGAAAAGAGGAGAAATAAAATGAGCACTGTTCTTTTAGACAAAACGAAAACAATTAAAACGTTGAATAACATTGCCGATGTAGGTCTTAATGTGTTCAAGAAGGATCATTTTAAGGTAGATAACGAAAGTGAAAATCCTGATGCAATTGTTTTGCGTAGCTTCAATATGCATGCAATGGAATTTGGTTCTCATTTACTAGCCATTGCACGTGCGGGTGCCGGAGTAAATAATATTCCTGTCGATCGATGTACGGAACAAGGAATTGTTGTTTTTAATACACCTGGTGCGAATGCAAATGCAGTAAAAGAATTGGTGCTTACTACGTTAATGGCTTCTTCTCGTAATTTATTTGCAGGTGTAGAGTGGACTAAAACGTTAAAAACAGAAGGTAATCAAATTCCTAAGCTTGTTGAAGCAGGAAAGAAACAGTTCGTTGGAAAAGAAATTAAAGGGAAAACACTTGGAGTTATTGGACTTGGTCATATTGGGGCACTCGTTGCAAATGATGCGCTCGAATTAGATATGGATGTCATTGGATTCGATCCATTTATTTCAGTAGATACAGCTTGGAGTTTATCACGTAAAGTTCAACGAGCAATGTCAATTGAAGAGCTTTTTGCTAACTCTGACTATATTACCGTTCACGTTCCATTAACAGATAACACAAAAGGTATGTTTAATAAAGAAACGTTTGCCATAATGAAAGAAGATGTTCATATTTTAAACTTCTCACGTGGAGAGCTTGTGAACGAAGAGGATATAAAGGTTGCTTTAGAAGATGGGAAAGTCGGAAAATACGTGACAGATTTCCCGAACGAACATGTTTTAACAATGAAAAATGTTGTACCAATTCCTCACTTAGGCGCTTCAACTAAAGAATCTGAGGAAAATTGCGCAATCATGGCAGCTCACCAAATAAAAGACTTCTTAGAAACAGGAAACATCAAGAATTCTGTGAACTTCCCAAATGCTTCATTACCTTATACAGGGAGAAAGCGTGTGACTGTTTTTCACGAAAACGTTCCTAATATGGTTGGTCAAATTACAGGAGTTCTATCAACCTTCACATTAAATATCGCTGATATGGTCAATAGAAGCCGTGGTGAATACGCATATACCATGATAGATATCGACAACAATGTAAATGGTGAAATTATACCACAGCTAGAAGAGAAGCTGGCAACTATCGAGGGCATTGTCACTTCACGAATTATTTAAGAGAATCAATGTTTATAGAAGAAAAAAGTAACCAGGGCAGCTAGCTTGGTTACTTTTTTAATTTGTCATTTAAACTTAAACTTAATTTTTGGTCCCTATTAAATAGCAACATAAAGTTAAAAAGAGCTTTCAGCCTAACCAATACTTCTATAAAATACTCTATTGTTAGAATAGATAATGCTCACGCTATGGCTTATAATAAAAATTTACTATAGTTCAACTATTTCTATGGAAAGATTGACAATGAGAATAGTTATCAAAGATAATGAAATGGTTAAAGTTCTCCAAATTTGTGAGAGGAGAGAAAGATGAACAATTTTCGTGAAAGTGAAGAGTACGTTCTAAGAGATTTAGATATCATAGATCAAGGATATTCACGTATTTATAAGACGTTTATACATAAAGCAAGGAAACGTACATTAGTCCAGCTTATTCAAGCACTATTGAGAGAGAAGCTTGTAGAGCCAACTATAGAAAAACAAGACAATCAAAGTATGTACACATTAAAGGGAAAAGAAAATGGAATCATTACGTTTGCAGTAGGGAATCATTCATTCCTTCAACATATTGAGATTAACGGAGACGTTCTTTATCATGTGCAGACTAAAACCTTTAGAATAGATCATCCGGTTGACTTTCTAGCTCTACTAGACATTCAAGGTAATACACTAATCCTTGAAGAGGAGCTTGAGAGCTCAGTTGTTAATTATGCACTAGCTCTTACAGGGTCAGCTGTTCGACTTGAAGAATATTCCAACATATCGGATCAATGGACATTTACTTTTTTACTAGAACAAAAAAGAGAGAATCCTTCGTTTAGCCCATTAAGCTTTGCAGAGCAATGGGTGATTGACGGTCATACTCTACACCCTGGATCTAAAACGAGAATGGGTCTGTCTGTAAAAGATATTCTCCACTATTCACCTGAATGGGGCGGAAAAACAGATGTTGTTCCTGTAGCAATACATAAAGATTATGTTTATATGGCTTCAACAGGTGATGAGTCTATAACGCAACTATTATTGAAAGAATACCCAAGCATAAAAGATTCGAAGCAGTTCTCTTCCTTAAATGTGGAAAAATACGAATTAATTCCGATTCATCCGTGGCAGCTTGAGCATACAATAGAGCGTTTGCTACAGAAGGAAATACAGCAGAAGAGGATTGTACCATTACAAGATGTTCAAATAGAAACGAATTCCTTACTATCTTTTCGCTCTTTATCACCAAAGGGAAGTCGGAGTCTTTCTCATCTAAAAACGGCACTTGATGTACAGATGACCAGTGCTAAACGCGGTGTGTCACCTGCATCGGTTGTAAATGGTCCTGCTATATCTATGATTTTAAAAGAAATTGCAAGGAAGGATTCTTTTATTTTCAAACAATTCGTGTTCTTAGAGGAAAAAGCAGGGGCTTATTATGTCCCTAAAAAAACGAATTCTTTTCTCATGAAAAACATTTCGGCCTTACTTCGTGAAAATCCTGAAAGTTTAGTTAATGAGGATGAGATCGCAATACCAGCTGCGTTTTTAATCAGTACTTCGCCCATCACAAAAAAGCCCATTCTCATTGAATGGATTGAGGAAAATAAGAAAGGGAACATAAACCAAGCTGCGATAAACTATATAAAAGCATATGCAGAAAAATTAATACCTGGTTTGCTTCACTTAATGGTGAATTACGGAATTAGCTTAGAAGCCCATCTCCAAAATGCAGTACCTGTTTTTAAAGACTGTTTACCAGTTAAATTTATCCTTCGAGATTTAGGCGGAATCAGAATTCATGAGCAGCTTTTAAAGGAAAAGGTCGGTCCATTTACAATTAATAACAGCACAAATTTACTAACGAGCTCGATGAAAGATTTGTTTACAATGTTCTCACATGCAATCCTACATAATCATCTCGGAGAAATGATTCATCTTGTGTGCAAAGAATGGGATATTCAAGAGAGAGAGCTTTGGGAGCCTGTTTCTACCATTATATCTACAACATTAATGGAGCTTAAACAGGATGAATCTTTAACAAGAACAGTAAGAGAGCTAGAAAAGCATATGTTTCAACCACATGCTCCCTTAAAAGCGATGGTAAAAATGAGATTGTTTGACCAATATGTTGATAATCAATATACCGACGTCCCTAATCCTCTCGTACTTTGTGAAAGGAGCTAACAACTATGAGACATAACACCACGAAGAGTAGTAAACCGCTTTTTGAGGAAGAACAAGCTTGGCTTGCGTTCTTAGCCACTAACAACCCTACTCTCGTATCCTATTATGAAAAGCAACTTACGAAAGGCAGAAAAGGTATTTTATTTAAGCTAGCTTCATCTATGCTGAGAGAGAATTTACTTAACCTTTACTCATCATCGACTAGTTCAAAAAAGGGGATTCCAGACGCTGTGATACAGCAGCTTCCAGTACTAGAAGGTCACTCATCGTATTTTTTCTACTTAATAGATAAAGGCTATCTCGTTTTTGTTGTGGAAAAAGAATATGGATTCCGTAGAATTCAATTAAAGAATGATATTTACTTCATTAAGAACGGTGAATGTCGAAGTATTGAGACGGCCAGCGAATTACTCGAGATTTTCAAATCTAAACTACCACCTGCTATTCTTACTCTTCAAGAAGAATTAAATAATGGATCGGCTAATTATACGATGAGTCTTGCTTTTTATGAAAAATGGAAGGAAGAACATCAGCATGAAGCAGAAAGTACGATACATTATGCTGAGCTACAAAAACTGAGAGACCCTGATTTTCATTCCTCGTTATTTTTTGAACAGCTTGCAACAGAAGGGCATCATCTTCATCCTGGAGCGAAAACGAAAATTGGCTTACAAGCAAGTGATGTATTTCGTTTTTCTCCAGAATTTATGCAATCGCAGAACATTCGTTTTGTTGCGGTTAAAAGAGAGCAGATGTTAGCTGCTGAAAGTGAAAATGGTGAAATTGCCCGCTTCTATCCGGGATATGTGAATCAAGCAAAAGCACACTTAGAAAGAAAAGGGTACAATTTTGAAGACTTTATCCTTTTACCTGTTCATGATTGGCAGTATCATCATGTATTACCTAAAATTTATACATCTGAACTTGTAGATGAAACCATTATTCTATTAGAAGAAATGTTGATGGAAGGAAGTGCTTCCTCTTCTTTTCGAACAATATGGCCAAATGGTGAGCTTTCATTCAAACTAGCAGTGAATAGTCAGATGACGTCAACTGTCCGCTCGATCTCAACTCAAACTACGATGAATTCGATCCATGTGACTAAGGTTTTTAAAGAAATCTTTGAAAAAGAAACGGAGTTAAAAGGGTTTCTACCAATAAATGAAGTAGCTGGTTATAGCTTTCAGTCTGAAAACGATCTAAAATCTAGAAATCTATCTGTTGTAATAAGAGAATCGATTGAACAGAAGCTAGAAAAAGAAGAGCTAGCCATTGTAGCGAGCAGCTTATATCATATTTCACCGTTTAGCGGCAAAACGGTTTTACATGAACTGCTTGATGAGTATTGTAAGGAACAAGCCTTGTCTAAAGCCAAAGGGACTCGAGCTTTTTTACAGGATTATTTATCACTTACTCTATCTGGTTTTTTAACCCTCTTAGTGAAATACGGGATTGCACTTGAGGGACATATGCAAAATAGTGTTCCAGTCTTTAAGAATGGAAAACCAGTAAGGTTCTTCTTTCGCGACTGGGGTGGAATGAGAATTTATCTACCTCGTCTTGAGAAGCAAGGGCTTACTCTTTCTCTTTATCCTCATTCTGTCTCAGTGACAGATGATGAAACAGAGTTACGAAACAAAGCGTATTATACGATCTTTCAAAATCACTTAAGTGAAATCGTAATTGGCTTGAGTGAGTATGGAGAACTTGATGAAAAAGAACTTTGGAAAATAGTGAAAACAGAATGTGATAAACAATTCCAGCTTTTAGAGAATCAAGGTTTCGTTTGGGCGAAAGATGACGCCTCCTACTTGTACCGAAATGAAGTAGAGCATAAATCATTAACGAAAATGAGACTTTTCCCAGATGCAGGTTACTGCTACAGCATGGTCCCAAATCCTTTAGATGAAAGTGGGGACGAGTAGAGATCATGGAAGAGATCGTATCAAAGCTAGTAGAGAAATCAGAGGATGGTGTGTGTGCATACGTGTACGATTTAAAAAAGCTCCAGCATCATGCTCAAAAAATCAAGAAGTCGCTACCGCCTTTTTGTCAGTTTTTTTATGCGATGAAGGCAAATCCAGACCAGGAGATAGTCAAAACAGTAGCGTCCATTGTGGATGGAATCGAGGTTGCATCAATCGGAGAGGTGAAAAAAGCAAAAAACTTAACAGATCTTCCTCTCATCTTCGGGGCACCAGCTAAGAAATATAACGAGCTAGTAGAAATCGTGAATGGTGCTGTCACGCTTGTAAATATTGAAAGTGCACTCGATGTTGATAGAATTCAGACTCTCGCGAAAGAAGCGAAGAAAAAAGTATCTGCTGTTATACGGGTTAATTTGAGAGAAAATGTATCAGAAAGTCGCTTGAAAATGTCAGGTGTACCGACTCAATTTGGTGTCGATGAATACGAGGTATCTAAAATCATTGAAAAGGTTCTATCTTGTGAAAACATTGACTTAAAAGGTTTTCATTTTCATGCAATGTCTAATAATTTAGATGCAAAGGCACATATTGCGTTTGTTTCGCTATGTATGAAGAAAGCTCTACACTGGCAAAAAGAGTATTCTTTTTCTCTTAAAGTAGTCAATGTTGGGGGAGGAATTGGTGTGAATTATGCTAATCCTACTCAACCATTTGCATGGGAACAGTTCATAGAAGGACTTTACGAGCTTTACTATCAATATGGTCATTTAGGCTTTAAGTTGATCTTAGAATTAGGTCGCTATGTTGTTGCAGATTGTGGGTATTATGTGGCGGAGGTTATTGATCTAAAAAAGAATCATGACCATTATTTTGCGCTCATCAGAGGAGGGTCGCATCATTTTCGGTTACCAGCAGCATGGAAAATGAGTC encodes the following:
- a CDS encoding NUDIX domain-containing protein; its protein translation is MNRRRACAAIIENDSILLVKEVFPDKVMWGLPGGGLEEGESFEEAVIREVKEEVTLDVEVERLLYTGTYALGEERCYLVTKATEQRAVLGFDPEEDKLHYLADLRWFPLSSQKEHVQVAKVLSALKLDVI
- a CDS encoding phosphoglycerate dehydrogenase encodes the protein MSTVLLDKTKTIKTLNNIADVGLNVFKKDHFKVDNESENPDAIVLRSFNMHAMEFGSHLLAIARAGAGVNNIPVDRCTEQGIVVFNTPGANANAVKELVLTTLMASSRNLFAGVEWTKTLKTEGNQIPKLVEAGKKQFVGKEIKGKTLGVIGLGHIGALVANDALELDMDVIGFDPFISVDTAWSLSRKVQRAMSIEELFANSDYITVHVPLTDNTKGMFNKETFAIMKEDVHILNFSRGELVNEEDIKVALEDGKVGKYVTDFPNEHVLTMKNVVPIPHLGASTKESEENCAIMAAHQIKDFLETGNIKNSVNFPNASLPYTGRKRVTVFHENVPNMVGQITGVLSTFTLNIADMVNRSRGEYAYTMIDIDNNVNGEIIPQLEEKLATIEGIVTSRII
- a CDS encoding IucA/IucC family protein, with the translated sequence MNNFRESEEYVLRDLDIIDQGYSRIYKTFIHKARKRTLVQLIQALLREKLVEPTIEKQDNQSMYTLKGKENGIITFAVGNHSFLQHIEINGDVLYHVQTKTFRIDHPVDFLALLDIQGNTLILEEELESSVVNYALALTGSAVRLEEYSNISDQWTFTFLLEQKRENPSFSPLSFAEQWVIDGHTLHPGSKTRMGLSVKDILHYSPEWGGKTDVVPVAIHKDYVYMASTGDESITQLLLKEYPSIKDSKQFSSLNVEKYELIPIHPWQLEHTIERLLQKEIQQKRIVPLQDVQIETNSLLSFRSLSPKGSRSLSHLKTALDVQMTSAKRGVSPASVVNGPAISMILKEIARKDSFIFKQFVFLEEKAGAYYVPKKTNSFLMKNISALLRENPESLVNEDEIAIPAAFLISTSPITKKPILIEWIEENKKGNINQAAINYIKAYAEKLIPGLLHLMVNYGISLEAHLQNAVPVFKDCLPVKFILRDLGGIRIHEQLLKEKVGPFTINNSTNLLTSSMKDLFTMFSHAILHNHLGEMIHLVCKEWDIQERELWEPVSTIISTTLMELKQDESLTRTVRELEKHMFQPHAPLKAMVKMRLFDQYVDNQYTDVPNPLVLCERS
- a CDS encoding IucA/IucC family protein, coding for MRHNTTKSSKPLFEEEQAWLAFLATNNPTLVSYYEKQLTKGRKGILFKLASSMLRENLLNLYSSSTSSKKGIPDAVIQQLPVLEGHSSYFFYLIDKGYLVFVVEKEYGFRRIQLKNDIYFIKNGECRSIETASELLEIFKSKLPPAILTLQEELNNGSANYTMSLAFYEKWKEEHQHEAESTIHYAELQKLRDPDFHSSLFFEQLATEGHHLHPGAKTKIGLQASDVFRFSPEFMQSQNIRFVAVKREQMLAAESENGEIARFYPGYVNQAKAHLERKGYNFEDFILLPVHDWQYHHVLPKIYTSELVDETIILLEEMLMEGSASSSFRTIWPNGELSFKLAVNSQMTSTVRSISTQTTMNSIHVTKVFKEIFEKETELKGFLPINEVAGYSFQSENDLKSRNLSVVIRESIEQKLEKEELAIVASSLYHISPFSGKTVLHELLDEYCKEQALSKAKGTRAFLQDYLSLTLSGFLTLLVKYGIALEGHMQNSVPVFKNGKPVRFFFRDWGGMRIYLPRLEKQGLTLSLYPHSVSVTDDETELRNKAYYTIFQNHLSEIVIGLSEYGELDEKELWKIVKTECDKQFQLLENQGFVWAKDDASYLYRNEVEHKSLTKMRLFPDAGYCYSMVPNPLDESGDE
- a CDS encoding type III PLP-dependent enzyme, giving the protein MEEIVSKLVEKSEDGVCAYVYDLKKLQHHAQKIKKSLPPFCQFFYAMKANPDQEIVKTVASIVDGIEVASIGEVKKAKNLTDLPLIFGAPAKKYNELVEIVNGAVTLVNIESALDVDRIQTLAKEAKKKVSAVIRVNLRENVSESRLKMSGVPTQFGVDEYEVSKIIEKVLSCENIDLKGFHFHAMSNNLDAKAHIAFVSLCMKKALHWQKEYSFSLKVVNVGGGIGVNYANPTQPFAWEQFIEGLYELYYQYGHLGFKLILELGRYVVADCGYYVAEVIDLKKNHDHYFALIRGGSHHFRLPAAWKMSHPFIIIPTENWEFPFPRPQMEADSVTIAGELCTPNDVLAFDAFVEKLQVGDLILFQLAGAYGWTISHHEFLSHPMPEIVYIR